The DNA sequence GTCACCTAAAAAGGTTTTGATTTGGCAACCAAACACTTATCCAAGGTTTACGTTTCTCAAATGACAGATTCTTACTATCAATGGTTACAGtattgtctgtttctgtgtgtgtatgtttctgtgtgtgtgtgtgtgtgtgtgcagtatgtgTAATAGCATCCATGTGACAGGGGCAGGCAGCAAACCAGGTCCAGGAACCAGCCTGGACCTCGCCTAGTTATCGTTCCCAAAGACGGTGTTGAGCTGCTGGGTGACCCTGATGAAGGTGGTCCTGCGACTGAGCTCCTTCAGCTTCCCTGCGCCCACGTAGGTGCAGGTGGAGCGGACCCCACCCAGAACATCGCGTATGGTTACGTCCACGGGACCCTTGTAGACCACCTCCACCGTCTTCCCCTCAGATGCCctgggagaagaagagggaacgTTTTAGTGAACAGTTATACAGTTATGAATTGTGGGGATGCACACGTCTGCATATTTCTTCTACCCAACTCAATTTTGCGTAGCTACTTTTAGTTCCATGAGTATGTACGTGGGATATAAACTAGTATTTATGCTTCAAGTTTGACTAATATTATTTTTATTAGataatgcaaagagtgtgcaaagctgtcatctaggcaaagggtggctactttgaagaatctaaaatatattttgatttgtttaacacttttttggttactacatgataacatgtattatttcatagtgttgatgtcttcactgttattctacaatgtagaaaatagtacaaataaagaaaaacccatgaatgagttggtgttctaaaacttttgactggtcctgtgtgtacaggatacacatggtatataccatCTAAccaaatgcttacttgcaagttCCTTCTTACCAatacaacaataagaaataagaaaAGATAAGAAAACAAACATAAAGTAAATGTCTCAGTAGAATAGAACAAACACTTTAGCATAAGTAAAATACAGGAAgacacaatttatagtccaatattgaGTAACATCTCAGAAACATCTCTGACCTGTACTCGGCCACGCCCCCGGCGTGTCTCTTCATGGCCGTGTCGGAGCTCATGCCGTAGAACAGCTTGTACTTCTTCCCGTTCTTCTCGATGACCTCGCCCCCGCTCTCTGAGTGGCCGGCCAGCATTCCACCCAGCATCACAAAGTCCGCCCCCGCGCCTGTCAGTCACACACAACCACAGCTGAGAAAACCCAGTCAGACACATTCCCTTGGGACCATCACACGACGTCCTAAGAACCCAGCTGGGGTCAGACAATCCtgggaactagacaaaacctccaggggaccatgacacaataTCCTGACAACTTTAGGCGACCATTTTAAAACGTCTCGGTGACATCCTAACGACTCATTATTGATAGCAGGGTTGTCAGAACCTGGCTATGGGCTGCAGGGGGGAAAGTGTGAGGTTAGCGTGAGACAACAAATGCACTTTTCTATattcaaggagagaaagagacaaagagctAGACTGTTGTTTTACTATTAAACTCAATACTATCATTGTTTTACATTTCGTAAAGCAGTTAGTGTTTCATAACCAGGCAAAGCTAAATAGTAGGCTAGTGACTGGCGGTTATGGAGAAGTAAGAGAATCGCTAACGCGATGTCTAGCAGAGCCTGCCTGCTTGTCTGCCCACACTCATCGCTTGCTCCCCCGCAGCTCACCAGCTGATGTAGGTTGTGTGTGGCGCTTCCTTCCCACTGTTAGAGAACGGAACCCTCGCTGCTCTGCGCACCCAGTGCTGCTAATATTCTACTTATCATAGTAGCTTATCCAGCCCAAAGTGCAAATACAAAGCACTAGAAGCCAAGTCCGAGTCACCAGTGGTTGAGTCCAAGTCCGAGTCACCAGTGGTTGAGTCCAAGTCCAGTCACTAGCACTGAAAATGTGTTGTTGTACTTGAGTCCGAGTCCTGGACCTGAGTACTACAACACTGGCTGTAGAGTCTCTGTAGTCTGATTCAAGTAAGCACTGTATGCTCTGTGAGTTGAAATGTTACATTCTACTGCTACAAAACTCACCAAAAGCCTTGGAGACGTCACCTGGGCAAGTGCACCCACCATCCTttatgagagagaaagaagagagaagaataaGATACTATGGGTCTTCAGGTGAAGTCTTTATCTATTCAACCATCTTGGTATGTATATCACGGTGTTGAGCCAAAGACAGCCAGAGACTGTTGAGCCAAAGACAGCCAGAGACTGTTGAGCCAAAGACAGCCAGAGACTGTTGAGCCAAAGACAGCCAGAGACTGTTGAGCCAAAGACAGCCAAAGACTGTTCAGCCAAAGACAGCCAGAGACTGTTGAGCCAAAGACAGCCAGAGACTGTTGAGCCAAAGACAGCCAGAGACTGTTGAGCCAAAGACAGCCAGAGACTGTTGAGCCAAAGACAGCCAGAGACTGTTGAGCCAAAGACAGCCAGAGACTGTTGAGCCAAAGACAGCCAGAGACTGTTGAGCCAAAGACAGCCAAAGACTGTTCAGCCAAAGACTGTTGAGCCAAAGACAGCCAAAGACTGTTGAGCCAAAGACAGCCAAAGACAGCCAAAGACTGTTGAGCCAAAGACAGCCAAAGACTGTTGAGCCAAAGACAGCAAAAGACTGTTGAGCCAAAGACAGCAAAAGACTGTTGAGCCAAAGACTGTTGAGCCAAAGAGAGCCAGAGACTGTTGAGCCAAAGATAGCCAGAGACTGTTGAGCCAAAGACAGCCAGAGACTGTTGAGCCAAAGACAGCCAGAGACTGTTGAGCCAAAGACTGTTGAGCCAAAGCGATGTAAGTGTATAACTAGGGACGCATGATATGTTGGTGAATCAGACGATATTAGCTATCGGaatcggcccgatgtctagtttaacgctgaTGTCCAAAACCAATGTCAAATCTGACGTGCATACCtaatataacgtaggtagatgacgtgcatacctaatataatgtaggtagatgacgtgcatacctaatataacgtaggtagatgacgtgcatacctaatataacgtaggtagatgacgtgcatacctaatataacgtaggtagatgacgtgcatacctaatataacgtaggtagatgacgtgcatacctaatataatgtaggtagatgatgtAATGACGCCACGAAAAATATAGTGCTACACAGAACAAAAGCAGAAAAATACTAAGCGCACtcttccaacaactaaacaagttcaagtcgagcagccatttgaaagagtaagaacatttcagtgagacaactcaaaggcaaaatgtattaacgccaagataatggaattcattatGCTACTTGCTATTGGCgtcacgactgacatttggaccagcgatgtcaGCCCCATGAGAATGTGGAGTCTGACAGCACATTGGGTCGACGAGGATTTGGTACTGAGGAAAGCCGTATTGCTCAAGAACGTGTTGGTTCTCATACTGCTTCCGCCATTtgaatggcatttgagaacatgaaCACACTCCGAGCGCCATTCGAACCACTAACTCAAGAAATAAGCTCATCAACAGCGTTTGCAAcagacgtgataccctctgtcatggcattgaaacgcTCAACATAACTGCAGACAGACCGTGGGGTTAAAACGTACAAAAGTACCCGAGGCTGTGAACAAGTGATTCAGTGGCATTcactctgagcctctttactgtgtcaccaccatgctccatgctaggtacaaggaccgctacttcaaggcagacaagaaacagggtttacaTGAAATGTTACACACACCGCTGAACAAGATGAAAACAGACACAGTAATAGTGCGcaccgaggaagagaggccacggacagacagagctgaaacttcactgcttgacatgtatgatgaaatcctggttgagaatgaaacgactgaacaacgaATCAGCACAGCaggtaagtgaaagaaataggttttgatgatgttttcctggtaatggggacatgcataaatgccaacaaaataactttttggtcagtgtggtgtggtgtggtgtgtaacctttatttagctaggcaagtcagttaagaacaaattattatatacaatgacggcctaccccggccaaagctgggccaattgtgcgctgccctacgGGACACCCAATCACgcccggatgtgatacagcctggattcgaaccagggactgtagtgacacctcttgcactgagatgcagtgccttagaccgctgcatccatatgtgtgtgttaactatttaactgtactagaatgcttaaaaggctgcTAGAATTTAAAATAACGCTATGaggttttttggcaaggaaaatattggatttCAGAccaaaatgtcatatcggtgcatcacaaTGTATAAAATAACAATACATGTATAATATCAATGGAGGCTTACAGAGATGATGTGTCCACCCAGGCCGTGGGCAGCGTCTGCACACTCGATCACAGCGCTCAGCTGGGGATAGCCCACCCCGGTCTTCTTACGGGTGGTGCACACAGACCCTACACACAGACAGTTAGGAGGTTATGAGTATGACCACACTAAGACCCCAGTTCAATCAATTGCAGAAGAAGTATGAGGAATGACGATCCAGCAAAACCGCAATGTGCCAGAGTCACCCGGGTGAAAACATCACCTGGTCCGATGCCCACTTTGATGATGTCAGCGCCGGCGAGGATcagctcctccaccatctccccgGTAACCACATTCCCTGCCTGTGGCAAAGACAACACAGTCACTTTCAGTGTCTTAAGATGGTGCACTagtataatgcactacttttgactagagtctTATATGGGCTCAATTGACACCctgagtgcactactttgacaagAGCCCTCAGGAATAGTGATTTGAAAGGTTTAAACTGTATAAATACTGCAGGCATAATCACATGCTCATAATCCCAAGTTTGCACACTATAAAGAGAGCATAGAGGAGTCACTGACCATGATGGTGTGTGTCGGGTACTTCTGACGCACGTCTTTGACAAAGTGGACAAAGTGCTCTGAGTAGCCATTGGCCACATCCACACAGATGTACTGCAGCTGAGGCACAGCGGCTAGGATCTCACCCAGTCTGTCAAAGTCCCCTTCACCTGTCCCTGTGCTGACTGCCACACTctgagagggagaacgagagcgAGATAAACACATCATGAAAAGTTTGGCAAAGTAAGATTCTTGTCTTATAGCGTACTATGTAAATGATATCCCAGACAGCATTGCTTTAATGTACCTGGACACATTCTTGATTCTTTGTTGCAAACTCCTTCCAGTCATCTACTGAATAGTGTTTGTGAATGGCAGTGAAGAGAGTGAactggggggagaaagagaaatgtGTTTGTTAAACACCTTTAAGTGCATAAAATCTATGGGAACAGAGGCAGCTAATAAACATAGATTTGGGCTCCACTTTCTCTGTGAGCCAGAAGGGGAAATTTGAGTTGTTTAGTATTAGAAAGTATGAGTGAGGATGGTGAATTCTGATTGAATCTATTTAGTTGTTTTTGCTTGTTGCCGTTTATAACACAATATGTACCTTGGATAACGCCAGGGCCATCTCGAAGGTGCCGACGGTGTCCATGTTGGCTGCAACTATGGGGATCCCTCTGTAGCTTCCCTTGGAGTTCCTGAAGGTGTAACTTCTCATCAGGTCCACCTGGGGGAGAAGGAAAAACAGACttagacagagacaaacagagagacagacagatagagagagacggacagagagagaaagacagatatagagagagagacagagagagacagagagagagagacagacagacagagagacagacagataagagacacagacagacaggtggaagGTAGAGAAAAAGGCACCAACATTGAAGAGTGATATACTGTGTTTGGAAAATGACACTACTGGTACAAACTGGTCATTGAATAGAATAGAACAATGCTGTAGACAAATTAGTACATTACTGGAAAAAGGAAGGAGTTATGCACCTCACTACGGGACTTGAGTGTGCTTCGTTTCGGACGGAGGAGCACATCCTTGAAGTCCAACTTGATGTCATTCTCAATGCGAGGCATTTCTACTTCTGGTTATCGGTGGTAGGAACACGTTATATCTTCTTCTGATCGGTCTGCAATGGGGTCGACAAAACGAACAACAGTATAGAACGTGCGCAATAGCACAGAATAGGCTGAGTCACTTTAacccacacacaaaaacaaacaatcaaacacacacacacacgtaacagaataactttagaccgtcccctcgcccatacccgggcgcgaactgTTGGAGCGAACCATTGAGGAAAGCTCAGCGTTGCATGTAGATAGGTTTGGCTGCTAGGCTGAAGTAGCAAGGACGTGCACATTAAGAGAAGATGATATCCAGGCCATATGACACCCAGACCATACTCTATTTTagtgcgcaccgctaactaagctagccgtttcacatccgttacacacacacacgagggcgATCATGTGATAAACGCTAGAGATCGTGAACAATGAGCGCCTTACAAATAGGACACAGAAAACATTAGAGTAAGCACATTTTCAAGGTTCCATGTGGGTCTGTTCACTCATAAAAATGGTAGTAGACGGGGACTGTTCAAAGTTCCATGAGGGTTCCTTGTGTATTGCATAACTAAGATACACTTAAGATACTTACAATATCCAAATCGGTAATAATGTAATAGTATTACATTAATTACAGATCATTTAGCTAAAGCTGGTCATATAAGGCCTAATAAACTAGCTACTCGAAAGATCTAGTCAATATGGGCTATCATGCTGTCACTGCCTCCATGGTCCAGTCAAAATTCAAGGTTGGCAAATATTTAATTAAAACCGTCAAAAGAGGTTAAAGACCCTAGATCTGTACGTACGGTTAGATGTAGGTATATCAATCATGTTTCTTCTCTACGAAATGAGGAACAAACTACTTACCTTTATGAAATGTATGATGAATATTTCTTATTTCAGCAGAACGCTTCCATTATAAATGCGAGGCAGGAATGTTTAAGAGGGCGGGTCTTTACTGTAAAGCCATTATTGGAGTTCTATAATTCGGGTATCTGTGCTTTTTCTGTACAGTGGGGGTTGAGAAAAGACTACAAATAAATACTTTACGTCACTCCTTCGTCGTAGAGTCTACTATGTTGTAGTTTTTTACCACTAGTATTGGGGCTACATCTAGAGATTTCTCGAACActaaaatatgtaaataaacataTTTTATCTAATAAAAAAATGTTGATGGAGAAAACATCTCCTCGAAGTACCAACGCACATAGCGGAACCTATTATTGTGAGCAACGTGAATAGTGGGACCTATCTTTGAGAAACACAGGACATTTTCGCAATCGAAAATTGGTGTAGAAATTTGCTTATGTTGTGAACTGGAAACCAAATTTAGCAGCTATTACACAGATACCATATCAGTTATAATATCATTAATGTGTTTAGAAAACAAAATAAGTCAAAATGTTGATTAAAGTCAAGGTAAGAGAACGTCAGACACGGATATTCAGCCACTAGCAAATTAGCTAGTTTTTGCTTTTAATTCAGCTGCCCAGTGCATACAATCAGTAGCAAGCTAGCTACCTACATGGGTCCATAAAATAAGAATCGAATAACCTGACATTTTACATGGCTACATAGATCATAAGTAACTGTCTTATGCTGGTTATGAGTGGTCAAATAATAGATAATCCTGAACATGATTAAGTATTTTCTAATTGTCTTTCTCTCAGACCCTCACAGGGAAGGAAATTGAGATTGACATAGAGCCCACAGAcaaggtatgtatgtatgtatgtactttGTCCAGTATTCCCTTTGTtcctgatgtgtgtgtttgtgtgtgtacaccaTGCACTGATATTATGTATTCATTGTGTGtattctgtttgtctctgtcaggTGGAGCGGATCAAGGAGCgagtagaggagaaagaggggatccCTCCTCAACAGCAGAGGTTGATCTACAGCGGCAAACAGATGTAAGCCACAGAGGCAATATCTTGGAATTAATCATGaggaaaataaaaaaagattATATGTTTCGGAAATCCCAGTCCTAGGGCAACAGCACTGGCACATTGTTAATGTGGGAGGCAGCCCATTTGCCTTAGGTATACTACACCTCTACAGACATACTTTAGTCAGTGGTCAGATAACAACAGACATGAAAATGATATTGTCCCATTCTTCCTAACAACCCCCTTTTCCCACTGTGTCTTTCCCTCAGGAACGATGAAAAGACAGCGGCAGACTACAAGATCCAGGGAGGTTCTGTACTACATCTGGTCCTGgcactgagaggaggagaggtcctCCACTGTCCCACGAGCCTTCTTCTCGCCTTGTAACCACCACGCTTGCCTTAGCCCCGGTTAGATGTTGCCCTTAGGCACTAGGATCAGCTTAACCCTCCTCAAATCCAAACCGTAATCGTTATGGGCGACAAATGCAAAACGGACCTTGGATCAGTGATTGTGGGCAACTTCAGCTCTATCCCCTTGGAACCGGCCAATGTAGACCTTCTCTGAGACATATTACAACTGTAACGAGGTGTTGTCCTTTTGTGTTGGGAGGATCGCCATGTCAGCACTCTCTCTTGTCCCTTCCTCGTTTGAGAGCATCAAACTGATGCAGATGTTACGTTTACAATGCGTGAAAGTGTGAGAAAGTATTATTCTGTAGAGATAGATTCATGTAATGGTTTAGTTTGTCATTAAAACATCAGTTATTCGCGATGGATGTTGCATTGTCATTAATGATGTGTTTAGTTTAATGTTATGGGATTCAAACACCACACCAGTCAACAACATTTATTTTACCCCAGTATAATAATCTCTTGTTACTGTAGCTaagtacattcatgctggaactCACAAAAATAATCCACAAGAGACAGGATGTTGGTAGAAAGTTAAACAGTTCTCTTTGAAGTATGTTTAAGTAGGGCTCTGAGTTTCTCGGTCTGCTCACGTGGTCAAGAAAAACTTTTTGCGTCACACTTTTTGCATCACTCATGTACAATAAGGTAGGTGGTGGGACTGACACCTACAGTCAAAGGCCTAATCTCAAATCGACCCCAACACCCTATGATTTGACTGGTGTAAGAAATATGGTAATAGCTCACCCTCCCACTGTGATAGGCTAGGTGGAAGTTGCACCAATCCTCTCAGATATCCAGAACTGCATAGGGCTTAACGGTCGATTTGGCCAACCACATAActccaacagggtcaccaggagggataagccaatgaagttggaagtcccaCCCGGTTGACTACATTAAGTTGGTAGAAGccctcaatggcactgcccatgTTAATACTTTTGTCCACAAGAGGCCTCTATCGTTATCTCTGGCAAGGGGGGGTCAAATCCGTCCCGCCGGGCACTTCAATCGGGCCCACAagacacatttttatttaatttatcattaaaaacaaattcttaccccatttttctccccaatgtcGTGGTATCCAATAGGTAATTACTGTCTTGTcccattgctacaactcccgtacggactcaggagaggcgaaggttgagagccaaaCCCtcacgatgctgggccaattgtgcaccgcctcaggGGTCTCCCAGTCAGCTGTGACGcggcctgggatcaaacccgggtctgtagtgatgcctcaagcactgagatgcattgccttagactgctgcaccactcgggaggcccaactGGTCCCCCAAAAATGCGGTCCTCCATTGAATTTCAAAATCCCGATGTGGCCCTCGAGCCAAAACGTTTGCCCACCCCTGATCTATTTCAAAGACATAGCCTGGTTAAACCTTACCAGACTGAATGCTGCACGCTCACCATTGTTCCAGTTGGTGAACGCAATGTTCAGTGTGGCTTAAACAAGTCAAGCATAGACAGGATGTGGCCAATGAATTACTGAGGTGTGTtgtacattatacagtatatattgatAAAGTACATAATCTACCTATTTTATTTCTATGTTGCAATGCAACACACAGCAAGGCTACTGCTGTGTATTCCTGAACCAACATTGAAGGCCGGCAGGCCTCTGTCTGGTCCAGGTAAAGGCAGGCAAGGACTCGGCAGAGGCTGCCTGCTTGGCTTAACAGTTTAGATAAGGCAGTGGTTGAGTAGTCTagttctgtctgtagtctgtgcTTTAGCCATCCATTGTTCGTTATGACAACAATTATCAGAGTGGATTACAGGTAGCACGTTAgtttgctggttcaaatcccctgGCAGATTGGGTAAagaatctgtcgatgtgcccttgagcaaggcacttaaccccaattgctcctgtaagtcgctctgtatAAGACCGTCTTCTAAAATGTACATTTCTGCAATGATTGTGTATGTATAATATGGTTCTATCTGTAAAAAGATGATTGTGAGATAATTGGCGTTAATGTTCCGAACACacattggtttgaatggtgtcagctATATTTATCTTGTATTCTTTTGAACTTAACAACGTGATTTGGGGTATTtagagtactatataggtagagaacattgaactgAACAAGACTAAATGTCAATAACTAAATGTTGATAAAAATGCGGATAGAACCGCTTAGTCTCAACTTTCAAAATGTAAACGTAAAAATGTTGGATAAAAGCGCCTACATCTCATCTAAAATCAGATTGTGTGACCAAGCAGAACTCTGAGATTACCATTATCTCTGAAACAATGTTATTACAATGTTACTATGTTATTACTACGTTATAATGATTTctcattatcattattattgcATAATTGTTTAAAAGATGATTATTCAACTGATGGAAATAGCAAAAGGGGATACCGTGTTTAAGTGCTATGCCTGTTATTCCTCAGTATTAATACACAAAAGCTACAGATTGGGTTTAACATTGGGTTACCATGAATGCCTACAGTAGAAAGC is a window from the Oncorhynchus keta strain PuntledgeMale-10-30-2019 chromosome 35, Oket_V2, whole genome shotgun sequence genome containing:
- the LOC118373537 gene encoding GMP reductase 2-like; translation: MPRIENDIKLDFKDVLLRPKRSTLKSRSEVDLMRSYTFRNSKGSYRGIPIVAANMDTVGTFEMALALSKFTLFTAIHKHYSVDDWKEFATKNQECVQSVAVSTGTGEGDFDRLGEILAAVPQLQYICVDVANGYSEHFVHFVKDVRQKYPTHTIMAGNVVTGEMVEELILAGADIIKVGIGPGSVCTTRKKTGVGYPQLSAVIECADAAHGLGGHIISDGGCTCPGDVSKAFGAGADFVMLGGMLAGHSESGGEVIEKNGKKYKLFYGMSSDTAMKRHAGGVAEYRASEGKTVEVVYKGPVDVTIRDVLGGVRSTCTYVGAGKLKELSRRTTFIRVTQQLNTVFGNDN
- the LOC118373538 gene encoding NEDD8, yielding MLIKVKTLTGKEIEIDIEPTDKVERIKERVEEKEGIPPQQQRLIYSGKQMNDEKTAADYKIQGGSVLHLVLALRGGEVLHCPTSLLLAL